From the Scylla paramamosain isolate STU-SP2022 chromosome 15, ASM3559412v1, whole genome shotgun sequence genome, one window contains:
- the LOC135107578 gene encoding serine incorporator 1-like — MSVMYGGQELIEDKSCFRAQIGCLCGTSSCRCCCRFCPSVNESTSTRIVYIMFLFFGVAIMALMMSEHVQEAIMEMFPDENEVCLWLGAGEKCEAALGYTAVYRLGFAITAYHFLLMLITCGVKSSRDCRAGLHNGMWFYKSLVLIFLCFGSFFIPDSNHLFISVWMYTAMAGAAFFIVIQLFLLVFLYHSWTDKIAARVHNGGSSCCWYGGVAVSVSILMYLICACGVFLLVKFFVPEMRCRLNLWFIGINAASCVAVSVVAIVKKGPKDIRLRLLHSSLVCVYVIYLTWSAIGSAPREHQEQTDVWIGPGHDVHTRPLLPHEKFYCGPKVEDKMVDEILPYITLLITFITVMYSVVGTASSENCKAIEFPSCPSQQSVQRHNVEDIGGQKVARNEASGVTYSYPLFHIMLGLATLYLMMSLTDWYSPFTANLMTFGRSWSAVWIKIISSWVCLIIYFIVTIFPTMLPNSHYRTAPINVSVINGYAGSLRSVHSLDDEAAVPLSPSKQTATVHQETTV; from the exons ATGTCGGTGATGTACGGAGGACAAGAACTCATTGAGGACAAGTCATGCTTCAGGGCACAA ATTGGATGTCTGTGTGGCACCTCATCATGTCGTTGTTGCTGCCGCTTTTGCCCAAGCGTAAATGAATCTACATCAACTAGAATtgtttatataatgtttttattctttgGTGTAGCTATCATGGCCCTCATGATGTCGGAGCATGTGCAGGAAGCTATCATGGAAATG TTTCCTGATGAGAATGAAGTGTGTTTATGGCTGGGTGCAGGAGAGAAGTGTGAGGCAGCATTGGGCTACACAGCAGTGTACAGGCTTGGATTTGCGATCACTGCTTACCATTTCCTGCTAATGTTGATCACATGTG GTGTGAAAAGTAGCCGAGACTGCCGTGCTGGACTCCATAATGGAATGTGGTTCTACAAGTCCCTTGTTCtgatcttcctttgttttggtTCATTCTTCATTCCAGACTCAAATCATCTGTTTATCAGTG TTTGGATGTACACTGCCATGGCTGGTGCGGCATTCTTCATTGTGATTCAGCTGTTCCTGCTGGTGTTTCTTTATCACTCATGGACAGACAAGATAGCAGCAAGAGTTCATAATGGAGGGTCTTCATGCTGCTGGTATGGAG GAGTGGCAGTATCAGTATCCATCCTGATGTATCTCATCTGTGCCTGTGGTGTTTTCCTGCTTGTGAAGTTCTTTGTACCTGAGATGCGTTGTCGCCTCAACCTTTGGTTTATAGGTATCAACGCTGCTTCATGTGTTGCAGTTTCTGTTGTGGCCATAGTAAAGAAAG GTCCAAAAGACATTCGGTTACGACTTCTTCACTcatcccttgtgtgtgtgtatgtcatttACCTCACCTGGAGTGCCATTGGCAGTGCTCCCCGTGAGCACCAAGAGCAGACAGATGTTTGGATTGGACCAGGGCATGATGTTCACACAAGACCATTATTACCACATGAGAAATTCTACTGTGGACCAAAAGTGGAAGACAAGATGGTTGATGAAATTCTCCCTTATATCACTCTGCTGATCACATTCATCACAGTCATGTACAGTGTTGTAGGCACAGCATCCTCTGAAAACTGCAAAGCCATTGAGTTTCCAAGTTGTCCATCCCAACAGAGTGTACAAAGGCACAATGTTGAAGATATTGGAGGACAGAAAGTAGCACGTAATGAAGCCAGTGGTGTGACCTACAGCTACCCACTCTTCCACATAATGCTGGGCCTGGCCACACTGTACTTGATGATGAGTCTCACCGACTGGtactctcccttcactgcaAATCTCATGACATTTGGGCGCTCGTGGTCAGCTGTGTGGATCAAGATAATTTCTAGTTGGGTGTGTCTCATTATATATTTCATAGTAACAATCTTCCCTACAATGCTCCCAAACAGCCATTACCGCACTGCCCCAATTAATGTGTCTGTAATTAATGGGTATGCTGGGAGTCTGCGTAGTGTTCACAGTCTGGATGATGAGGCAGCTGTTCCACTTTCACCAAGTAAACAAACTGCCACTGTCCATCAAGAGACTACTGTTTAG